In the Uranotaenia lowii strain MFRU-FL chromosome 1, ASM2978415v1, whole genome shotgun sequence genome, ttgtcaaaattgtcaaaattgtcaaaattgtcaaaattgtcaaaattgtcaaaattgtcaaaattgtcaaaattgtcaaaattgtcaaaattgtcaaaattgtcaaaattgtcaaaattgtcaaaattgtcaaaattgtcaaaattgtcaaaattgtcaaaattgtcaaaattgtcaaattgtcaaaattgtcaaaattgtcaaaattgtcaaaattgtcaaaattgtcaaaattgtcagaattttcaaaattgtcaaaattgtcaaaattgtctaaattgtcaaaattgtcaaaattgtcaaaattgtcaaaattgtcaaaattgtcaaaattgtcaaaattgtcaaaattgtcaaaattgtcaaaatggtcaaaattgacaaaattgacaaaattgacaaaattgacaaaattgacaaaattgacaaaattgaccaaattgacaaaattgacaaaattgacaaaattgacaaaattgacaaaattgacaaaattggcaaaattgacaaaattgacaaaattaacaaaattgacaaaattgacaaaattgacaacattgacaacattgacaaaattgacaaaatgacaaaattgacaaaattgacaaaattgacaaaattgacaaaattgacaaaattgagaaaattgacaaaattgacaaaattgacaaaattgacaaaattgacaaaattgacaaaattgacaaaattgacaaaattgacaaaattgacaaaattgacaaaattgacaaaattgacaaaattgacaaaattgacaaaattgacaaaattgacaaaattgacaaaattgacaaaattgacaaaattgacaaaattgacaaaattgacaaaattgacaaaattgacaaaattgacaaaattgacaaaattgacaaaattgacaaaattgacaaaattgacaaaattgacaaaattgacaaaattgacaaaattgacaaaattgacaaaattgacaaaattgacaaaattgacaaaattgacaaaattgacaaaattgacaaaattgacaaaattgacaaaattgacaaaattgacaaaattgacaaaattgacaaaattgaccaaattgacaaaattgtcaaaattgtcaaaattgtcaaaattgtcaaaattgtcaaaattgtcaaaattgtcaaaattgtcaaaattgtcaaaattgtcaaaattgtcaaaattgtcaaaattgtcaaaattgtcaaaattgtcaaaattgtcaaaattgtcaaaattgtcaaaattgtcaaaattgtcaaaattgtcaaaattgtcaaaattgtcaaaattgtcaaaattgtcaaaattgtcaaaattgtcaaaattgtcaaaattgtcaaaattgtcaaaattgtcaaaattgtcaaaattgtcaaaattgtcaaaattgtcaaaatggtcaaaattgtcaaaattgtcaaaattgtcaaaattgtcaaaattgtcaaaattgtcaaaattgtcaaaattgtcaaaattgtcaaaattgtcaaaattgtcaaaattgtcaaaattgtcaaaattgtcaaaattgtcaaaattgtcaaaattgtcaaaattgtcaaaattgtcaaaattgtcaaaattgtcaaaattgtcaaaattgtcaaaattgtcaaaattgttaaaattgtcaaaattttcaaaattgtcaaaattgtcaaaattgtcaaaattgtcaaaattgtcaaaattgtcaaaattgtcaaaattgtcaaacttgtgaaaatagacataattgtgaaaattgtcaaaattgtcaaaattgttaaaattttcaaattgtcaaaattttcttaacatTAGAatatatcacaaaaatgacagaatttaCTGAAacactggatttttttttaatattcattatCATTCTCGTCTtagttcaattttgtttataattttttttttcaagaagaaaacttgtttatttttcttattaatatCTTCTAGCTCAGAAGCCATTTTTCATAATGTCCACTCAAGTCACAAACCAACCGATTTTAACTGTCCGAAAATTGAGCGTTCTAATCTGACTTCATTCATCTACACAAAAACCTAAGAAGATATGTAGCTATTCAACAGATGAATCGAATGGACAGAACGCTCATAAACATCCATTAGCTGGACAAGCTGAGCAAAATATAGTAGCTCCAAGATAGGGAATTTTTGCTCTGCCCCGATAATTAATCACTAATGAGTACAATTAGCCAAAAGTCCCTTTGGTTCTGAGTgccattagttttttttctgtctccACAACGTTGTCACCATTTGCTTTAGTCAACAAGCGCAAATAGCTGTTATTCAATAATGGGAGGAACCGGAAGTGAGGAAAACATGAGCAAAATGGAAGTTCCTGATGTGTCTTCGTCGCACGCTTTTATAATCTGATTTGGCATCCATCTCCGGAAACCTGATAAACCCCTATTAAGGGGTCGGACTGTCATATTCATGTCTGTCCCTGTCATGCGACGATATTCGGAGTTGAATTTGCATGATTAATGATGTGCCGATGTGAGGATTCGGTAGGATCTGGTGATATGATTTACTTTTTGTTTTGGCAAGAACGCttcaaatttgtgttaaaatttaattccaGAACGTTATTCAATTTCTCTAagcaagttttataatttttaaaagcataAAGCTAACAAACCCTGGTTCATTTTACCGCCAAATTGGTAAGGATTACTCGAAAGCCTCACATTAGAGGAAAATTAATGTGGGAGTTGAGCCGTGACAAGCGGCAATCCTCGCTGATGAAAGGTAATTTTTCATCCCGACATTCTTCGATGTCGGTCGCTTGCCCGCTCGCCGAGTTGATCGTTGGCTGCGATGCAATGCCATCGCGAGTCGCAAAACATAAAATCCCAAAGTAGAAAGATAAATATTTGcagtaaaaaaatggaaatccaAAGGATACCCGTAAAGGTGCGAGCCAATAATACCTACCCCGGTTCCGAATTAATCATCGTCATCAGCATCAACGACAGTGTGACCCTTCTAAtgacatttttcacttttccatGGAACGGCACCACGAATACCGGAGCTAAATTCCTTTTCCCTAAGGAAGCAGGGTTGCCACAAAccaatattttcagaattttgacaattttgacaatctggcaattttgacaattttgtcaattttgacaattttgacaatttcgaccattttgactattatgacaattttaacaattttgacaattttgacaattttgacaattttgacaattttgacaattttgataattttgacacttttgacaattttgaccattttgaccattttgacaattttgacaattttgacaattttgacaattttgacaattttgacaattttgacaattttgacaattttgtcaattttgacaattttgacaattttgacaattttgacaattttgacaatttttacaatttttacaattttgacaattttgacaattttgacaattttgacaattttgacaattttgacaattttgacaatttttacaatttttacaatttttacaattttgacaattttgacaattttgacaattttgacaattttgacaattttgacaattttgacaattttgacaattttgacaattttgacaattttgacaattttgacaattttgacaattttgacaattttgacaattttgacaattttgacaattttgacaattttgacaattttgacaattttgacaattttgacaattttgacaattttgacaattttgacaatattgacaatattgacaatattgacaattttgaaaattttgacaattttgacaatttaggttgtttttaaaaattttaaaaattgtttcaatttcgttgattttgacagttgtaaattttttttttcaaagactacACGGTCCTTAAAAGTGTGAtcgtaactttgaaaaaaattagggtgttttttaatcgaaaatacCTCGGTCAACTTATTTGTCATCCGTCTACTTGGCAACCCTGCTTAGTCAAGAATTCCCTTTtaccacaacaaaaaaaaagaagtcttAAGCATCCACACGCGCCTGGCACCGATAAAAGGAGAAGATGAGCcacaattttcatcaaaacgcAAATTTCATTCACTGAAATCAGGGAGTAGCGACGCACGGATGGGGAAATCTGAGAATGTAAACTCCTAAGAGAAAAAGTCGAAACAACCCTTTGCTCCTCCACGAACATTCAACAAAATCAGGGCGACAAGCACGGGTGGATCGATAACGGTTGCGGTTTTTCCCAGCTTCCAGCCTTGCTAGCATATGCCTGAAAAGGAGCCTGaaagaaaacttattttcatccCAATCAGTTTGTGTAAACTTACCGCTTGGAAAAGTTTTTGCCACCCCGTTTTTCCCTCGCCCTGTTGCTTAATCTGAGCGTCCCCAAAAGCGTCTTAAACCTTGGAAGGgtaatctgatttaaaattcaattcgttTCACCGCGTCGTCGTCGCTACTCGGAGGAAAAGTAGATAGATATAGTCAAGTGTGACCCACAGCAAAGTTTTTCGGGGTTTTTGGGGAACCAAGCCTCCTGGCTTTGGTCGGGGCCAATTTCACGATCGGAATTTCGATTAACTCTCTATCTCCTTGTCGCTTTGGCTTCCCGGAATGGACCAGAAAAGTGATGCTACAAAGAAGCTGAATTAGCATTAAATGTTAATCAATTGGAAGGAAGGTGGTGTTGGTCTGTCTCTCTGGATGTTGGAAATTGAATACCCGAAAAAAACTCTTTCGAGCGAGAAACTACGACAAGGGTGGcaagttggttaaaataaaactaaaactatttGCGAAAAGGGATTTTCGCTTGGATTAAAAGAGGTTCGTATTTTGCTTAAGCCTGAAGACTATCATACCACATTCAAGGGGAAGGACGTCAAGCTGAGAAATCTTTTTGCCATCGTCGTCTCACAGATCATAAAATCGAAAGATCTGAATAGTAGTTTTTCATCCAGCTCCCCTTCTATGAGATGTGATATGTTGTGAATGACAGCTCCAAGGAAAATCCCACGGCGAGGGATCTCATAAAAAAGGTGAAAACCCTCAATCATCAGACTACAAGAAGAAGTAGGTATCCCTCAACTCAATCTACTGACATGATGTGATGGAATTTGCTCTAGCATGATAGAAGTCGAACTACCTATGTAACTAGTTCTTTTTGCTATTCATCCATTCCATTCAACCTTTGTGCTCACAGAGATTAGTtagaagatgaagaaaaaaaactgaacggGGTGACATTTTATGAGGACGTCGAACTCGGTGAACCGTGAGCGTTTATGAAGTGACAAGCTTAGTTCAGTCTTGGAGACTCTGCGGTGAGAAAGTCataaatcaaaaattctttttcaacaTTCAATTATAAAGTTCTAAGTTTGAATGAATGAACGGAGAATGGGTAGAAAATCCTTTGGAAATGCTCTCtggtttcaaaattaattatttacaatgaaattttacaaaaatacatACCTACAAATGTTTGAGTTTGAAATGcaccaattcaaaaaaaaacagaatctataattaaatgagtaaaattgaatttcaaaatgaaataataactaaaatttcgaatcaGCTGATACCTATTTGTTCAAATAAACTTTAGAATGAATCAATATCTTAACCCCCAAAGTTTTAACATCTCATCCTAAGTAACagttttagctttattatggcagcaaaatttcgttaggATTATAGTATTAATTAATCTTCATTAAAAGCTTACATCTATAacatcaccagaactctaataaagctaaaatctggCTATTTGGTACTATCCTAGAAACGTCACcatgaccaattttttaaacctcGATAAAACCATTAGgctttataattttgattgcattattgagatatgatatggtaaaattaatagccaaaacACCAATGTTTTAATCACCTCAATTACCACCAAAATTGGCAAACTCAGTAATGATAAGTGCTGGTTCTGTAAAGCTGAagtagaaactgcagagcacttAATGTGCGACTGTGGATACCTTATGACACATCGACTAAAAGTTCTTGGTAAGCGAATCCTAAACGCCCGATGATATTTGGAAGATGAAGGCCAGTAAGGTGGTGTAATTCATAAATAAGAAACACCATCCCAAACTGGAATTATGTCTCGATTTCGCCTACAACTTACATCTCAATAATTGATGACAGTACGACGTAATCAGACAATTATTAAATTGAGTTATTCCATAATAGATCAATGAATTGGTCGCAGTGgattttctcatacaaaaaaaatgttttaaccattttatgagcatcttttctactgctAGTCAATATTTAAGGTAAAATATGTGTTTAATTCCAGATGGGCCAGTTTTTTCGTGGCTGGACTTGATCTCAAGCCGACCGTCGCACGTTACCAGTAGATAGGATGCCTTTGCTGGAAACCCTCGAATGTCCCCTTGTATGCTGGGGTTTTCCGGAAAACAGTAAACtcgcggattttttttataagttaacTAAATATAATTGACGGTTTTGCTTAACGTTAACTttacttataaaaataaaatgcactTAAAATTTAAAGCCTTTTAGACCCGGCCAGGGTACAAACTCGATGTTGGATTGGTAGTCGGTGGTCAACTAACAATCGTTCGCTGCTTGAGACGCTCACAACTCCTCACAATTGGTTCGGGTGGTGCGATGTTTTTCCAATTGTTATCAGAGCAATTCTCCCTGTTATCAGCCACACAGATCATCATTGCTGGTGATCGAGAATCGGATCCGCTGATGACGACGGCTATTGTTGCTCGCAGCAGAGGAGAAGGCTCAGTAAATCGGTGGGTTGGAAGGGAAGTTTCCCGGTATCCCCAGCCCACTTGATCTCGCAGTTGTTTCTCTCGCTCATGGTTTAGATTTATGCTACGCATACAGTGGTTCTTAAACTGAACAAtatgtatgaaatagtatcttaaaataaatacgcctcgtcaaatctgatagttaatcatgatggaatttatggaaaataggcctgaaaaaaatatttccaaataaatacttgcattgtgaatccatcaacgtcattttgtgcccttcgattttgcaaccaacatggcgttagtcaatccAATgctaaaaaccttttttatggTCAGATAAATAGATTATTAGATTTAAATTGGTTTAATGAGAGCCatataaaaagctaaaatttgacgtttctctcgcaagccaaccaattacacgcttaggatgagttcctcattcctgagttgttaatcattagtacagttaATGAGGACAgcctttttgaatgaaaagggattgattttgaatgacccgtggattAAACCATGacttgaagtcgaatttcgttgtctgacgccatcatgaaatccaagatggcggcttccgctgaactttaaaatgctgtaaatggctTCAAATCACATGAAACGCCAACAATAtcggtattgggtgaaaggctAAACGAgtggaagtcgaatttcgctatcagacgccatctaaaaatccaatatggcggcttccgcttaactttcaatgctttaaatgaaaaaaaaaatctcattaaaaCACCACTATATGCGTGTtcggtgaaagggctaaacgagtagaagtcgattttttttctttccgacgccaccTTGAAATCTAAGATGGCGGCTTTGGCTGAACTTTGAACGGGCGAGGAACGAAGCCGATAGAGAAACGAGAAgtgccgtttaccgagcagCCAGAGTGGCACTTAAGCGAGCTTTTAAAACTAGCAAAGAGAACTGTtacagagcgttatgccagagAGTAGATGATAATCCATGGGGTCAAGCCTATAGAGTTTCACTGGCGAGATTCTGTAGCCTGAGgtcgccgaccgaaaagtgtccTGAAAAACTGAAAGAGATTGTGCACAGCTTTTCCCGCATcatggcccgacgcagtggccacttaccccgtacgacgcgggAGCCCACGATATCGAGCCAATAACGAACGAGGAACTTGGGGTGAATAAGGTCCCTGATTCGGACGGAATCCAAAATGCAGTGCTGAAAGGTGGCGGTgcagaccattccggatacaTTCCGAGTGTTGCTgcaaaagtgtctcgacgagggatcttttcccaatCCGTGGAAGAAggcgaagttggtgctactaTTGAAACCTGAGAAACCCCCAGGACATCCATCATCGtacagacccatttgtctgctggacacccttgtaAGCTACTGGAGTGTATAATTTTCAGCAGACTTATTATCTATCTACACAGAAAGtgaaagtggactgtcggacagacagtttggttttcggaaagggagatccacggtggacgccatccgaatggtgacGGATTACGCGAAGCGCGCATCTAAAATGAagcggacaggtgttcgtcattgcgccattgtgacgatcgacgatacattaagaatgccttcaacaatgccagctgggaagctaTTGCCGAAGtgcttcacaggatgcgtgttcccaataccctctgccgaataataggaagcttcttcgaaaattgagtcctgacgtacgaaaccgaaactgggttacgatctactggTCTAACAGCGAGtattccacagggttccatactaggacctgtgctttggaatgccatgtataatgaggtgttaacgctgaaactaccagcaggcgtacAGATAGTCGGATTCgatgacgatatcgtgctcatgaccaccggcgaaacaatcgaggaggtagaagaccttgcaacggtgtccgcagaaagggttggcatctggatggagggagttaagcttccgATATCTCACCATAAAACAGAAGTTCTGTTCGTGACCAACAAAaaagttgtgccgcacatggagattactggtGGAGGACATACGCCATcttcaaaacagcagctgaaataccttggagtaatggtcgtcGATCGCTCAAGTTTTGGTGCACATGTCAAACtctgttgtgaaagtgcatcaAAAGTCATCGATTCATTGACTGAGTAGCAttgagtagcaagagacgtcttcttgcgagcgtagcactgtcgaaactacgatttGGAgaagcggcctggagctccgctaTAGAGGAAGAGCGCAACGGAttcaaattacggagcacacatcggcaCACAGAGCTGTTCGAGAAGTGCGAAAAGTTCAACGAGCAGCGTGGTCAAGTGGCAGGAGTAATGGGACGCATCgagcaacgcaagatggacgtaTAGCCTAATCCCGCagctttcagactgggtaaatcggaagtatggagaagtcaacttctacctgacgcagttcctttcgggtcaagggtgctttaagcaatacctgcATCGGTTGAAGCTTATCGGCTCACCTTATAGCCCGGAATGCTTAGTACGGAGAAATCGGCGAAAcgtgctatctttgtctgcccctgAACGCTGAAAATgatgtgagtgaaatgtgtcgcgatgAACAATCTTGGCGTGATATCGTCGACGAAATAATacgaatcaggaaagatgatgaacggagagagagAGATAGTCTACCAAACTTGACAAGCTTGTGCCTCGTATGACACCACAATTCAAGAGCAACGCTATCTTAGGGCGCAGTATAACCCTAATTTTgcctcatacgtgtggtggcacttaaaaggtctcacgtactcagctacgatcttctCTGCGGCAAAAataagcggagataccattcggagTGGTTGTGACAGGATTCTAGCTTGgcagtttctcaatcggccatgccttggtggttaaaAATCCTACaggagtggatgctgtgacgggggCGAGTTACTTtaaaagcgttacctaaccggcacacgtctcgGGGTTTTCTGTACCGGTCTGAAATTagcgatagaggaaaaggagaaagaAGAAAAGGAGAAGGGAGAACAATGAGAAAAAAGATAAAGGAGATagaacaaaaatgagaaagtgGAAAAGGAAAatggtgagatgtataagtgcatgagcacagcctaccccttgaagTTGTATCATAGggtggtttgaagtcaaatttccaccttttaaaaaaaaaacatcaccgaaatgccattaatcattcaattaaaattataaacattgttagttctattcttaaaaaaatgctaaagATAACTACAGTTTCTTTTTCCCTCTCAATTACATCGTATATTTACTTGTGCATCAGAACGAAACATTTAGTTTCATGATCATGAGCACCATGAACAATTTATGACTTCTTTGGCCACGTTTCAAAAGAGCTACACATCTTAAATTCGTTTAATTTAGAATTCCATTacgatttaaaatatattttcgtgACTGTCTTTTTTCATTCTTAGTTCTTACTTAGTGCATCCGCCTTTGATGTTTACGCTTTTTCTAACCCTTGTACAGTTTGGTGAATGGTGATTGGTGTTGTTGTATTGGTAGAAATggtagttttccaaaaaaaaaatctgagtgcAAATTCCGTGATCGTTTTTACAGCGAAAACCGATATCcagaaatcaaagaaaaaatgaacGACTGCCGAATCCTAGTGGACGTCGATTGCAGCCGCTTCGAGGACGATGCCTTCTCGCTGCTGGACAAATCGGCCGACATTAACATCGTCGAGGGACTGAAGTCTTCTACTGTAACTGCAATCGATAAGTAAGTTAGCATCTTCTATTTAGTTGAGAACGAAACAATTTTTCCGTTTGAACTACCAGGACCAGCTTTCCGCATCTGAACACCTCGTCCCGAACTCAGCTTAAACAGCAACTGCTCCGGGAGCAGCTCAAAAGCTACGATGAGCACCAGGACCGGAGCCCCATTGCGTCGCCGTCGGTGTTTTCCGTTAAACTTCCGCTGGAAAACATGGACATCGATCTGCCGAAGAAGGTCTTGCAGGTGGAAACCCGCCTGGAGAACCCTACCCGTTACCACGTGATCCAGAAGCAGAAGACGCAGGTTCGCGAGTACGTTACGGCTGCGTTGAAGTTGACCAAGCAAACGATTCTTCGCGAAGCAAGCCACTCCCGGATGCTGATCCTGGCCAAGCTGTATGACGCCTTTATCAACGCGAAGCCGGCTGCGGCCACCGGAAGTTCCGGTCCGGCAGGATCCAAAGCTGGACAACCATCGATGATGGTGACGTCTCCATCCCCTTTGAATTCCCCTGAACAGCAACAGGAGTGGCGTCTGGAGATGAAACTGTCGGCTCGTTTCGGCAATCGGATTTACAAATCATTCATTGATGAGTTCGACTACATTCGGGATTTGCTCGGGCTAATTCGGTTCGAGATCCCGAAGTGGGTGTTTGTCGTTTCGGAGTTCGAGAGCGAGATAAGTTCGTTTCAGAGTGCCAAgaatcatcaccatcatcagcaGCATCACCAGCCGCTGTATCTGTCTCCGGGTGGACCGGCAGCCGTTGAGGAACTGCTGCTGAAGCAATCGCTGAGTGGGGAGAAAAATTCTAAACACGAGAAGTTCATCGAGGCCGAGGTGCGAGATCGGATCAAGAAGGACAATCACAATTGTAGTAGGTATCAGGGGTAAGATGAGAGTAAGGCGGGAAAAGGGTTTCACCCCGTCAATGtcgaatccaatttttttttatacttaggTTAAGAAGGTTTATGCacatttttaattagttttaagGTTTATTTATTGATCTATACGGTTTATgcacattttttcatattaaagttaaatttcaaCTGATATTCATAAATTTTGCGAAGAACATATTTTCTGTCTTCTggagtttatttttaatctagCTTAGGATACTTCAAGAGGTTAGAAGCTTATGGTGGAACCAAACTTCATCTGTGTATCATCCTTAATCTTCAACCATCAGAATGTGATCTAAAAACTTGGAGTTGCACGGAAAATAAATatggtaaacttttttttgaaaagtttgatgATTAAAGTtgacattttatgaaatttagatGACTGGAACCTCATACTTGATCATTATCGTCCGATGGTCGACGCGCTTCTGGGAACACCCGTGGCTTTTACATAATTTGCAGAGCTTGAACCAGTGGAGGCAACTAAACACAACGAGGAACACAGCATTGAAACGGCCAGAATTTATCGAAAAACATCACCTTCACATGTTAGGAAAAACGGATGTCCATGATGTTGCGGAGGGGTTTTTGTCATCAACAATCAAGGACATGTACATATAAAATATTCTAATGTATAAAAAAGTGTATTAAATCATTGCTAATTTTTGAAGGCTGATGTAAATAATTAAAAGTTTTCAGttcgttcaataaaattgtaattttaatcttagaaacatatttttatctattaaaaaacatatcaaattttttttgatgaactGATTCTTACGAAATAAATTAAAGtatgtttttaacacttttttttttattattaattgttCAGGTACCTACACTTTGTGAAATATCTTGGGTAAAGTAaatagcaaaataaaaattaaaaatgtatgctttgagtacttgaaattcaattgaGAAATGGCCTTTTAACAAATAAACCACTTACAACGAAATTTTCACAGTTTGAATCGTATCTCTTCGAACTTTCAAATTGATCCGGGGATCGAATTACAGAGAGCTTAATTTTACTATTCTAGACAAAGATAACTACCAAGGCAAGACTAAAAGAACTTTACTAAAAGCTAAAATTTAATTACATTCTGTTACAGGGCCTCAGTAAGTACCGCCTCCAGGGTGGGGGAGGGAGGGACGGTGGAGGTGTTGGGTTGTCTTTGGAATCGAATTTTGTCTATAATATTTTTGCTCAATcaatgcatgaataaaaaaaaccttcaaaaagtTGACTTTCTGTGCTAtatgaatattcatttttaatttctatatcATTAATGGTTTGATTTTCAAATCGCCACTTTACacttttttgcgattttcagaTCAATATTGTATGAACACTgactttgatttaaaataattaaaaaaaattaaatttaaggctGGAACGAATATCAATTTCTTGTTTTGTTACCCCCcttcttcgaaatttccaaaaaaaaaaaaacgaaggtgcgaatgaataaagtttcaagtattttatggaaattttgaaaaaaaaaaatccaatatccgaaagattacaagaccaa is a window encoding:
- the LOC129739481 gene encoding uncharacterized protein LOC129739481; this translates as MNDCRILVDVDCSRFEDDAFSLLDKSADINIVEGLKSSTVTAIDKTSFPHLNTSSRTQLKQQLLREQLKSYDEHQDRSPIASPSVFSVKLPLENMDIDLPKKVLQVETRLENPTRYHVIQKQKTQVREYVTAALKLTKQTILREASHSRMLILAKLYDAFINAKPAAATGSSGPAGSKAGQPSMMVTSPSPLNSPEQQQEWRLEMKLSARFGNRIYKSFIDEFDYIRDLLGLIRFEIPKWVFVVSEFESEISSFQSAKNHHHHQQHHQPLYLSPGGPAAVEELLLKQSLSGEKNSKHEKFIEAEVRDRIKKDNHNCNDWNLILDHYRPMVDALLGTPVAFT